Proteins found in one Geomonas subterranea genomic segment:
- a CDS encoding type II secretion system protein has translation MSRVLRSTGGFTYIGALVMAVIVGIMASQAAVVWSTAMKREREEELISRGTQIRDALRRWYKVKVVDGKLVSNQVPGNAGNVNAAPPAVAGPPELKSLLQDPSTPGKLRYLRPYALVEPITGKEWDEIRKDGKIVGVKSKSELEPVKQGNFPFDLHPEDFEKKKKYNEWVFIYDRIPPIKTGGTITGLKTSGSPTPTTQPETPTAQPETPATEEGSPFGSGRRSRSNRSNSTTP, from the coding sequence ATGTCAAGGGTACTCCGGTCCACGGGTGGCTTCACCTATATCGGCGCCCTGGTCATGGCCGTGATCGTCGGGATCATGGCCAGCCAGGCGGCGGTGGTCTGGAGTACCGCCATGAAGCGCGAGCGGGAGGAGGAACTGATCTCCCGCGGCACCCAGATCCGGGACGCCCTGCGCAGGTGGTACAAGGTCAAGGTCGTCGACGGGAAACTGGTGTCGAACCAGGTTCCCGGCAATGCCGGCAACGTCAACGCCGCGCCGCCGGCGGTAGCGGGCCCCCCCGAGCTGAAGTCGCTGCTCCAGGACCCGAGCACCCCGGGCAAGTTGCGCTACCTGCGCCCCTACGCCCTGGTCGAGCCCATCACCGGCAAGGAGTGGGACGAGATCAGGAAGGACGGCAAGATCGTCGGCGTGAAGTCCAAGAGCGAACTGGAGCCGGTCAAGCAGGGGAACTTTCCCTTCGACCTCCACCCCGAAGACTTCGAGAAGAAGAAAAAGTACAACGAGTGGGTATTCATCTACGACCGGATCCCGCCGATCAAGACCGGTGGCACCATTACCGGCCTAAAGACCAGCGGCAGCCCGACCCCGACCACCCAGCCGGAGACCCCGACCGCCCAGCCGGAGACCCCGGCCACGGAAGAAGGGTCCCCGTTCGGATCGGGCAGAAGGTCCAGGTCCAACAGGAGTAATTCCACCACCCCGTAG
- a CDS encoding response regulator: MIECDERELWIMGLGERVERGAVVCSYLAEGGHRARTAKVSELSGCTPRAILLDLSPWSDDGWGVLLSLKENPATREIPILPIYLSEIGQVGAVFPVAGFFTLPIDTPYMTKKLKQLGLTDESDDYDLQVMMVTRKGEEQVQHAITKLGFEVVNAYTGKEAVALGTIVHPYMMFCSLMLPDQAAFELLERFRLYPQTRNIPFFVLLKGEMKDGERQAMSRSIEHLVRKKWLTRQEFLAYFKKSKE; this comes from the coding sequence ATGATCGAATGTGACGAGCGAGAACTCTGGATCATGGGACTGGGCGAGAGGGTGGAGCGGGGAGCCGTCGTGTGCAGCTACCTCGCCGAAGGTGGGCACCGCGCCAGGACCGCCAAGGTATCGGAACTCTCCGGCTGCACCCCGAGGGCGATCCTGCTGGATCTCTCCCCCTGGTCCGACGACGGCTGGGGCGTGCTGCTGAGCCTCAAGGAGAACCCTGCGACGCGGGAGATCCCGATCCTCCCCATATACCTGAGCGAGATCGGCCAGGTGGGTGCCGTGTTCCCGGTGGCGGGCTTTTTCACCCTCCCCATCGACACGCCCTACATGACCAAGAAGCTGAAGCAACTTGGGCTCACCGACGAGTCCGATGACTACGACCTGCAGGTGATGATGGTGACCCGCAAGGGAGAGGAGCAGGTGCAGCACGCCATCACCAAGCTCGGCTTCGAGGTGGTGAATGCCTACACCGGCAAGGAGGCGGTGGCGCTTGGCACCATCGTCCATCCCTACATGATGTTCTGCTCGCTGATGCTCCCGGACCAGGCCGCATTCGAGCTGCTGGAGCGTTTCCGGCTCTACCCGCAGACGCGGAACATCCCGTTCTTCGTGCTGCTCAAGGGGGAGATGAAGGACGGCGAGCGCCAGGCCATGAGCCGCAGCATCGAGCACCTGGTGCGCAAGAAATGGCTCACGCGCCAGGAGTTCCTGGCCTATTTCAAGAAGAGCAAAGAGTGA
- a CDS encoding DUF362 domain-containing protein, which produces MKSKVFFADMRAGAKENLFGKIGRLMQQAGLAQSVAAGDLVAVKVHFGERGNHTFIRPIFLRRVVDEIKALEGKPFLTDSSTLYPGERKEAVSALACAVENGFAYVVVNAPLIMCDGLKGHNARDVQVDGEILKTVNIGAEILEADALIAVSHFKCHELTGFGGTLKNLGMGCSSRTGKMQQHSTVAPKVAERFCNGCGVCLKSCAHAAITLIEGKAQIDPAACVGCSRCITACQRKAINIQWNESASLVMRKMAEYAKGALHGKQGKTLFLNFITQVSPACDCYGHADAPIVNDIGICASADPVALDQACADLVNNARGNHETALATGHEPGGDKFRGVHPEIDWEVQLEHAEKIGVGTRSYDLIRI; this is translated from the coding sequence ATGAAGAGCAAGGTGTTTTTCGCGGATATGAGGGCCGGTGCCAAGGAGAACCTGTTCGGCAAGATCGGCCGCCTGATGCAGCAGGCCGGGCTGGCGCAGAGCGTGGCGGCGGGAGATCTGGTGGCGGTGAAGGTGCACTTCGGCGAGCGGGGCAACCACACCTTCATCCGCCCCATCTTCCTGCGCCGCGTGGTGGACGAGATCAAGGCGCTGGAGGGGAAGCCGTTTCTGACCGACTCCTCCACCCTGTATCCGGGCGAACGCAAGGAGGCGGTCTCCGCGCTGGCCTGCGCCGTGGAAAACGGTTTCGCCTACGTGGTGGTCAACGCGCCGCTCATCATGTGCGACGGCCTCAAGGGGCATAACGCGAGGGACGTGCAGGTGGACGGCGAGATCCTGAAGACGGTGAACATAGGCGCCGAGATCCTGGAGGCGGACGCGCTCATCGCGGTGTCGCACTTCAAGTGCCACGAACTGACCGGGTTCGGCGGGACCCTGAAGAACCTCGGCATGGGGTGCTCGAGCCGTACCGGGAAGATGCAGCAGCACTCCACGGTGGCGCCCAAGGTAGCGGAGCGGTTCTGCAACGGCTGCGGCGTCTGCCTTAAGTCCTGCGCCCACGCCGCCATCACCCTCATCGAGGGGAAAGCCCAGATCGACCCCGCCGCCTGCGTCGGGTGCAGCCGCTGCATCACCGCCTGCCAGAGAAAGGCGATCAACATCCAGTGGAACGAAAGCGCGTCGCTGGTGATGCGCAAGATGGCGGAGTACGCCAAGGGTGCGCTCCACGGCAAGCAGGGGAAGACCCTCTTTTTGAACTTCATCACCCAGGTCTCGCCCGCCTGCGACTGCTACGGGCACGCCGACGCCCCCATCGTCAACGACATCGGCATCTGCGCCTCGGCCGACCCGGTGGCGCTGGACCAGGCCTGCGCTGACCTGGTCAACAACGCACGCGGCAACCACGAGACCGCGCTCGCTACAGGGCATGAGCCCGGCGGCGACAAGTTCCGCGGTGTTCACCCCGAGATCGACTGGGAGGTGCAACTGGAGCACGCCGAGAAGATCGGGGTCGGGACCAGGAGCTACGACCTGATCAGAATCTGA
- a CDS encoding two-component system sensor histidine kinase NtrB, with protein sequence MIFKSLTSRVIVLSICLLVFGIGTFAFLTLRREQMQLINSARESSELLLDTIERSLYNSMRHGNTEDVKVILEMVGQSENLVGVRIFHPHGVILKSSQASEVGRVVDQHDFKLFLDNKREGVFNLEGHGEVLGMVKPIYNNRQCNLCHGAKSRIIGLLNVNYSLVETRRRIVELTKLFVMSTVAIIGFLSLAISLVMLKFVKKPLLQLAKNMARVEAGDLSVRMTPEGKDEIGRLIVSFDSMVDRLDRAKKELETYHFQQMERADRLASVGEMAAGIAHEIKNPLTGIAAAITVLKDDFSPEDGRTLIIGEVLEQISRLDKTVNDLLFFGKPTVAEPTCTDINSALKKILIFASQHRGGKNIEKKLELAEDLPPVYVDPKQIQQVFLNLFLNAVQAMQSGGVLTVSSSLAHVDGMDMVRVQVNDTGPGIPPQILEKIFTPFFTTKAQGTGLGLAISHRLIEQHGGRLSCVSQDGVGTTFSVELPAYCPSQEELEQAHLSSGIIG encoded by the coding sequence CTGATTTTCAAGAGTCTCACATCGCGGGTTATCGTTCTTTCCATCTGCCTGCTCGTGTTCGGCATCGGGACCTTCGCGTTCCTGACGCTTAGGCGCGAGCAGATGCAGCTCATCAACTCCGCCCGTGAATCCAGCGAACTGCTGCTGGACACCATCGAACGCTCCCTCTACAACTCCATGCGCCACGGCAACACCGAGGACGTGAAGGTGATCCTGGAGATGGTGGGGCAGAGCGAGAACCTGGTGGGTGTGCGCATCTTCCATCCCCACGGCGTCATCCTGAAGTCCTCCCAGGCCTCGGAGGTCGGGCGCGTCGTGGACCAGCACGACTTCAAACTTTTCCTGGACAACAAGCGCGAGGGGGTCTTCAACCTGGAAGGGCACGGCGAAGTGCTCGGCATGGTGAAGCCGATCTACAACAACCGCCAGTGCAACCTGTGCCACGGCGCCAAGAGCAGGATCATCGGCCTCTTGAACGTCAACTACTCGCTGGTGGAAACGAGGCGGCGCATCGTCGAGCTGACCAAGCTCTTTGTGATGTCCACCGTCGCCATCATCGGCTTCCTGTCGCTGGCCATCTCGCTGGTCATGCTGAAGTTCGTCAAGAAGCCGCTGCTCCAGCTGGCCAAGAACATGGCCCGCGTCGAGGCGGGCGACCTCTCGGTGCGCATGACCCCGGAGGGGAAGGACGAGATCGGGCGCCTGATCGTCTCCTTCGACTCCATGGTGGACCGGCTGGACCGCGCCAAGAAGGAGCTGGAGACCTACCACTTCCAGCAGATGGAGCGCGCCGACCGGCTCGCCTCGGTGGGGGAGATGGCGGCCGGGATCGCCCACGAGATCAAGAACCCGCTCACCGGGATTGCCGCTGCCATCACGGTGCTCAAGGACGACTTCTCTCCGGAGGACGGGCGCACCCTGATCATCGGCGAGGTGCTGGAGCAGATCTCCCGTTTGGACAAGACGGTCAACGATCTCCTCTTCTTCGGCAAGCCGACCGTTGCGGAGCCGACCTGCACCGACATCAACAGTGCGCTCAAGAAGATCCTGATCTTCGCGTCGCAGCACCGCGGCGGCAAGAACATCGAGAAGAAGCTGGAGCTCGCCGAAGACCTGCCGCCGGTCTACGTCGATCCCAAGCAGATCCAGCAGGTGTTCCTGAACCTGTTCCTGAACGCGGTGCAGGCCATGCAGTCGGGGGGGGTCCTCACGGTGTCCAGCTCGCTGGCTCACGTGGATGGCATGGACATGGTACGGGTGCAGGTCAACGACACCGGACCGGGCATCCCGCCGCAGATCCTGGAAAAGATCTTTACCCCGTTCTTCACCACCAAGGCCCAGGGCACCGGGCTTGGCCTGGCCATCAGCCACCGGCTCATCGAGCAGCACGGCGGACGCCTTTCCTGCGTCAGCCAGGACGGCGTCGGCACCACCTTCTCGGTGGAGCTGCCGGCCTACTGTCCGAGCCAGGAGGAGCTGGAACAGGCCCATTTAAGCAGCGGCATAATCGGTTAG
- a CDS encoding transketolase family protein: protein MIATRDAYGEALAELGGENDKIVVLDADLSGSTKTGVFAKKFPNRFFNMGIAEANMVGTAAGLAAVGKVPFLSTFAIFAAGRGWEQIRQSVAYPKANVKIVATHGGVTVGEDGGSHQSVEDVAIMRAIPNMTVIVPADGEETKGAIRAVAAYKGPVYVRLGRNKVPSVFPAGHKFEIGKGVVVVPGTDLTFITTGLMTAAAVTAAEKLKAEGISARVLHIGTIKPLDKELVLQAAEETGAIVTAEEHSVVGGLGGAVAEFLAETCPTLMKRVGVYDRFGTSGKSDELLKYFGLNAETLIEEAREIVSRKK from the coding sequence ATGATCGCAACGAGGGACGCTTACGGCGAGGCGCTGGCCGAGCTGGGTGGCGAGAACGATAAGATAGTGGTGCTGGACGCGGACCTCTCCGGGTCCACCAAGACCGGCGTATTCGCGAAGAAATTCCCGAACCGCTTCTTCAACATGGGTATCGCCGAGGCCAACATGGTGGGGACGGCCGCAGGGCTTGCCGCGGTGGGGAAGGTTCCCTTCCTCTCCACCTTCGCCATCTTCGCCGCCGGCCGCGGCTGGGAGCAGATCCGCCAGTCGGTCGCCTACCCCAAGGCCAACGTGAAGATCGTCGCCACCCACGGCGGGGTCACCGTCGGTGAGGACGGAGGCTCCCACCAGTCGGTGGAGGACGTCGCCATCATGCGCGCCATCCCCAACATGACCGTCATCGTGCCGGCCGACGGCGAGGAGACCAAGGGCGCCATCCGCGCCGTCGCCGCCTACAAGGGACCGGTTTACGTGCGTCTCGGGCGCAACAAGGTCCCCAGTGTCTTCCCGGCCGGCCACAAGTTCGAGATCGGCAAAGGGGTCGTCGTGGTCCCCGGCACCGACCTTACCTTCATCACCACCGGCCTCATGACCGCCGCCGCGGTAACCGCCGCCGAGAAGCTCAAGGCCGAGGGGATCTCCGCCCGCGTACTCCACATCGGGACCATCAAGCCGCTGGACAAGGAGCTGGTGCTTCAGGCGGCCGAGGAGACCGGCGCCATCGTCACCGCCGAGGAGCATTCCGTGGTGGGCGGCCTGGGCGGCGCAGTCGCCGAGTTCCTGGCCGAGACCTGCCCGACCCTGATGAAGAGGGTGGGTGTCTACGACCGCTTCGGCACCTCCGGCAAGTCCGACGAACTGCTCAAGTATTTCGGGCTCAACGCCGAAACCCTCATCGAAGAGGCCAGGGAGATCGTTTCGAGGAAGAAATGA
- a CDS encoding SDR family oxidoreductase yields the protein MTAASSRVVVITGASAGVGRATAHAFASEGASIGLIARDRERLDAARQEVERLGGRGLVLVGDVADARRVEEAASEVEREFGPIDVWVNNAMTSVFSSFKEMTPEEFRRVTEVTYLGAVHGTMAALKRMLPRDRGMVIQVGSALSERSIPLQSAYCGAKHGMRGFTDSIRCELIHAKSRVHLTMVQLPAMNTPQFDWVESRLPNRPQPVPPIYQPEVAANAIVWASHHRRREIYVGLPTVKAMWGNKFIAGLLDLYLGLTGYKSQQTGEPERPDRPANLWESVPGPYGAHGRFDARSTAFSTQVWLSEHRWGLGILLAGSITAATLFSRSRHTGHRCGKSGRPARSKSSGPQWQPRAR from the coding sequence ATGACAGCAGCGAGCAGCAGAGTCGTCGTGATTACCGGTGCCTCGGCCGGCGTGGGGCGCGCCACTGCACACGCCTTCGCCAGCGAGGGGGCGAGCATCGGCCTTATCGCCAGGGACCGCGAGCGGCTGGACGCAGCCAGGCAAGAGGTGGAACGGCTAGGGGGGAGAGGGCTGGTGCTGGTGGGGGACGTGGCCGACGCGCGGCGCGTCGAGGAGGCGGCGTCCGAGGTGGAACGGGAGTTCGGCCCCATCGACGTCTGGGTGAACAACGCCATGACCTCGGTGTTTTCCTCGTTCAAGGAGATGACCCCTGAGGAGTTCAGGCGGGTGACTGAGGTGACCTACCTGGGCGCGGTGCACGGCACCATGGCGGCCCTAAAGCGGATGCTGCCGCGCGACCGGGGCATGGTGATCCAGGTGGGGTCGGCGCTGTCGGAGCGGAGCATCCCGCTGCAGTCCGCCTACTGCGGCGCCAAGCACGGCATGAGGGGCTTCACCGACTCGATCCGGTGCGAACTGATCCACGCAAAGAGCCGGGTGCACCTCACCATGGTGCAGCTTCCCGCGATGAACACGCCGCAGTTCGACTGGGTGGAATCGCGCCTTCCCAACCGGCCGCAGCCGGTCCCCCCGATCTACCAGCCCGAGGTCGCGGCCAACGCCATCGTCTGGGCGTCGCACCACCGGCGCCGTGAGATCTACGTGGGGCTCCCGACCGTGAAGGCGATGTGGGGCAACAAGTTCATCGCCGGCCTGCTCGATCTCTACCTGGGTCTCACCGGGTACAAGTCACAGCAGACCGGCGAGCCGGAGCGGCCCGACCGCCCTGCCAACCTGTGGGAAAGCGTTCCCGGCCCGTACGGCGCGCACGGGCGGTTCGACGCCCGCTCCACTGCCTTCAGCACCCAGGTCTGGCTCTCGGAGCACAGGTGGGGCCTGGGTATCCTCCTGGCCGGCAGCATCACTGCCGCCACCCTCTTCTCCCGGTCCCGCCACACCGGACACCGCTGTGGAAAATCGGGGCGGCCAGCCCGAAGTAAGTCATCCGGGCCGCAATGGCAGCCGCGAGCGAGATAA
- a CDS encoding transketolase gives MKEKIADLEEKARRLRVAIVKTLHKSQSGHTGGSLSAIDMVCALYFHKMRHNPADPAWEGRDRFVLSKGHAAPALYVTLAECGYFPAEDLMMLRRLGSHLQGHPDSKGTPGVDVCTGSLGQGLSMANGMALGLKLDGKENRVYAVLGDGELQEGQIWEAAMAASHYKSDNLCALIDSNGLQIDGDVSKVMNVSSISDKFKAFGWNVIEIDGHDMGEIVAALDQAEAHKGAPTAIVAKTVKGKGVHLFENKASYHGVTPNDDELPEALRCLGCCD, from the coding sequence GTGAAAGAAAAGATTGCAGATCTGGAAGAAAAGGCGAGGCGCCTGCGCGTCGCCATCGTGAAGACGCTGCACAAGTCGCAGTCCGGCCACACCGGCGGCTCGCTCTCCGCCATCGACATGGTGTGCGCGCTGTACTTCCACAAGATGCGCCACAACCCGGCCGACCCCGCCTGGGAGGGGAGGGACCGCTTCGTGCTCAGCAAGGGGCACGCGGCGCCGGCGCTCTACGTGACGCTCGCCGAGTGCGGCTACTTCCCGGCCGAGGACCTGATGATGCTGCGCCGCCTCGGCAGCCACCTGCAGGGGCACCCGGACAGCAAGGGAACCCCGGGCGTGGACGTCTGCACCGGCAGCCTCGGGCAGGGGCTTTCCATGGCCAACGGCATGGCGCTGGGTCTCAAGCTGGACGGCAAGGAGAACCGGGTTTACGCGGTGCTGGGCGACGGTGAGCTGCAGGAAGGGCAGATATGGGAAGCCGCCATGGCAGCCTCCCACTACAAGAGCGACAACCTCTGCGCCCTGATCGACTCCAACGGCCTGCAGATCGACGGCGACGTCTCCAAGGTCATGAATGTCTCCTCCATCTCCGACAAGTTCAAGGCCTTCGGCTGGAACGTGATCGAGATCGACGGACACGACATGGGGGAGATCGTTGCCGCCCTGGACCAGGCCGAGGCGCACAAGGGGGCTCCCACCGCCATCGTCGCCAAGACGGTCAAGGGCAAGGGTGTGCACCTGTTCGAGAACAAGGCATCCTACCACGGCGTCACCCCCAACGACGATGAGCTTCCCGAGGCGCTCAGGTGCCTGGGGTGCTGCGACTAA
- the pal gene encoding peptidoglycan-associated lipoprotein Pal produces MKTTLKRLVPVLCTGVFIFSGCARQQAVKADQAVAPSATTQQAAPARIEAPAAPQQTAPTTTALPATTIKTDPIQSQPAALTKNETALAGALEKIYFDFDSDVLSDAARKTLTDNYAKLKTMPNVKIRIEGNCDERGSDEYNLALSERRAQSAMKYLVALGIPASRLSTIGYGEEKPAVAGHDEAAWGKNRRDEFTINK; encoded by the coding sequence ATGAAAACAACTTTGAAGCGACTGGTACCGGTCCTTTGCACCGGCGTATTCATCTTCAGCGGCTGCGCCAGGCAGCAGGCCGTCAAGGCCGACCAGGCCGTGGCCCCCTCGGCGACCACCCAGCAGGCGGCACCCGCCAGGATCGAGGCACCCGCAGCGCCGCAGCAAACAGCACCCACCACGACGGCGCTCCCCGCGACCACCATCAAGACGGACCCGATCCAGTCGCAGCCCGCCGCGCTGACCAAGAACGAAACCGCCCTCGCCGGCGCGCTCGAGAAGATCTATTTCGACTTCGACTCGGACGTACTGAGCGACGCAGCCCGCAAGACCCTGACCGACAATTACGCCAAGCTGAAGACGATGCCCAACGTGAAGATCCGCATCGAGGGGAACTGCGACGAGCGCGGCTCGGATGAGTACAACCTCGCCCTGAGCGAGCGCCGCGCCCAGTCCGCCATGAAATACCTGGTGGCCCTTGGGATTCCCGCCAGCCGCCTCTCCACCATCGGCTACGGCGAGGAGAAGCCCGCCGTCGCCGGCCACGACGAAGCCGCGTGGGGCAAGAACAGGCGCGACGAGTTTACCATCAACAAGTAG
- a CDS encoding sigma-54-dependent transcriptional regulator yields the protein MRRAKIMVVDDEHLIRWSLEQNLKKQGYEVCTAGTGEDALRIARDEQPELVLLDYHLPGINGLEVLQRLKEIDEEILVIMVTAQGGLETAVNTMRHGAYDYINKPFNLDEMALVVRKALETSELRREVVQLRSEHKKQGPPKILGNSKHMKNVLEMMAKVAKSDASTVLVQGESGTGKELVAKYIHYESARADKPFVAINCAAVPSTLLESELFGHEKGAFTDAKTSKKGLFELADGGTVFLDEIGDMEIGMQAKLLRFLEDRTFRRIGGAKVIPVDVRIISATNKDLMKAIEDKSFRNDLYYRLQVIPIFLPALRERKEDILVLANHFIDVFSKEFGKPTKGISSMAEKLLVEYNWPGNIRELKNVIERAIILGNDENLLLENLPLEIVAKASQVTVPLTTFKLPPEGIDIEEVERELIKQSLEITDWNQSKAAKKLNLGIDAFRYRMKKFGFLK from the coding sequence ATGCGCAGAGCGAAAATAATGGTCGTCGACGACGAGCACCTGATCCGCTGGTCCCTGGAGCAGAACCTCAAGAAGCAAGGTTACGAGGTCTGCACGGCCGGGACCGGCGAGGACGCGCTCAGGATCGCCCGGGACGAGCAGCCCGAACTGGTGCTGCTGGACTACCATCTCCCCGGCATAAACGGCCTGGAGGTGCTGCAGCGGCTCAAAGAGATCGACGAGGAGATACTGGTGATCATGGTGACCGCCCAGGGAGGCCTGGAGACAGCGGTGAACACCATGCGCCACGGGGCCTACGACTACATCAACAAGCCCTTCAACCTGGACGAGATGGCGTTGGTGGTCAGGAAGGCCCTGGAGACCTCCGAGCTGCGCCGCGAGGTGGTACAGCTTCGCAGCGAGCACAAGAAGCAGGGGCCACCCAAGATCCTGGGCAACTCCAAGCACATGAAAAACGTGCTGGAGATGATGGCCAAGGTGGCCAAGAGCGACGCCTCCACCGTCCTGGTGCAGGGTGAGTCGGGTACCGGCAAGGAGCTGGTGGCGAAGTACATCCACTACGAATCCGCCCGCGCCGACAAGCCTTTCGTCGCCATCAACTGCGCCGCCGTCCCCTCCACCCTGCTTGAGAGCGAGCTCTTCGGTCACGAGAAGGGGGCCTTCACCGACGCCAAGACCTCCAAGAAGGGTCTCTTCGAACTGGCCGACGGCGGCACCGTGTTCCTGGACGAGATCGGGGACATGGAGATCGGCATGCAGGCCAAGCTGCTGCGTTTCCTCGAGGACCGCACCTTCCGCCGTATCGGCGGCGCCAAGGTGATCCCCGTCGACGTCAGGATCATCTCCGCGACCAACAAGGACCTGATGAAGGCGATCGAGGACAAGTCCTTCAGGAACGACCTGTACTACCGGCTCCAGGTCATCCCGATCTTCCTCCCCGCCCTGCGCGAGCGCAAGGAGGACATCCTGGTGCTGGCCAACCACTTCATCGACGTCTTCTCCAAGGAGTTCGGCAAGCCCACCAAGGGGATCTCAAGCATGGCGGAGAAGCTCCTGGTCGAGTACAACTGGCCCGGCAACATCCGCGAGCTGAAGAACGTCATCGAGCGCGCCATTATCCTCGGCAACGACGAAAACCTGCTCCTTGAGAACCTGCCGCTGGAGATCGTGGCCAAGGCCTCGCAGGTCACCGTGCCGCTCACCACCTTCAAGCTCCCGCCCGAGGGGATCGACATCGAGGAGGTGGAGCGCGAGCTGATCAAGCAGTCCCTGGAGATCACTGACTGGAACCAGTCCAAGGCCGCCAAGAAGCTGAACCTCGGCATCGACGCGTTCCGTTACCGCATGAAGAAATTCGGCTTCCTCAAGTAG